The Candidatus Nitrosopumilus sp. SW genomic sequence GATGATTGATTCAAACAGATTTGTTAATCCTGATGTTCCTGAACCTTCTTGCATGGGGGATTTCTCTCTCCAAACAATTTGTTCTGGGAGATACTCTTCGAATGTTTTACGTAAGATCCATTTTCCATGTTTTTTCTCATTCTCTTTTTTTACCTTCAAATTTGCTGGAATTTTTTTTGCTAAATTGATTACTTTTTCACTTAAGAAGGGAGATTCTATATCAATTCCCAATGCTTTTCCAATCTCTTGTGTTGGAAAATGCATAATTGAGCATACTCTGTCAATTTCTGATTCTAATTCGTCTTCTGATTTATGTGCTAGAAAATTGTATCCTGCAAATAATTCATCTGCTCCGTCCCCTGTGATAATTGATTTTTCTCCATTATCTTTTGCCCATTTTATAGCCAGGTACATGACAACATTATTCCTAATTTCAATATCGTTAAAATTTTTTAGAATTCTGATTGTTTCTTCTACTGCCTCAAGGATTTCGGCAGTTTTTACATTGTAAATTGTTAGTGGAATACCCATCTCTTTTGAAACTAGTTGACAGTATGTTAGATCTGTTGAAACAAAATCTTCTGCAATTATTGCTAGTGTTTTTGGTTTTCTCTCTTTTAAAAAATATGCAATAATTGAACTGTCTAGTCCTCCTGATAGTGAAATCAAATTCGATTTGCATGAATTACATGATTCTTTTAGCGCATCATAAAGTTCCTTGGAAGTGTCATCCAATGCAAAACAAATCCTTTTGAAATTAAAATAGCTATGCCTAACCTGATACTCAAAATACGCTGCATTATTATTGGAAACTTTAAATTCTTTATAGAATCCTTGAGAATCAATGTTACTTCCTGCAGAGATTGAATCTAAAACATTAATCCCTGCATTACGTGCAATTCTTGCAAAAAAACTAGCAGAAGATCATAACATTAGGGAAGATGAAATTTC encodes the following:
- a CDS encoding asparagine synthase C-terminal domain-containing protein; its protein translation is MDDTSKELYDALKESCNSCKSNLISLSGGLDSSIIAYFLKERKPKTLAIIAEDFVSTDLTYCQLVSKEMGIPLTIYNVKTAEILEAVEETIRILKNFNDIEIRNNVVMYLAIKWAKDNGEKSIITGDGADELFAGYNFLAHKSEDELESEIDRVCSIMHFPTQEIGKALGIDIESPFLSEKVINLAKKIPANLKVKKENEKKHGKWILRKTFEEYLPEQIVWREKSPMQEGSGTSGLTNLFESIIEEEKYVEKKLTVEKEDDVIIRSRESMHYYEIFKKLYGSPVDKGAKSVCPYCKHKVENSKFCRMCGAFPI